The genome window TCTGCTCAGCCTCGCGATAATACGACGTGCGTTCCGCCAGCCTCATCGCACCTCTTGGAAATGTGAGATGCGGGTTGAGGTTCTCATATTTTACCATACCCTGCACCACATCCAGAGTTTCTTCCGCCGATACTGTAGAATCTCCTCCAATGAAAAAGAAAAGGTTCAGATACGCATCTCCCAACAGCCCCTCATTGTGGTGCCGAGGCCGCGCGATAAACGCCCGCAACAGGTCCCGATACGCCTTCTCTTGCTCGGGATCCTGGAAACCCTCTTCACCAGCAGCATCCCCTATCTCACGATAGCGTCGCACCAGCACCCACTCCGCCTCCTCACTTTCACCATAGGAACTGAGGATGCGATCCCCAAACATCTTTGCCTTTTCCACATCTTCCAGTCGGAAATAAAAATCGTGCAATGTCTTCAAAGAAACCACATCTTCTCCTCGCGCATTCACAAACGCATCGGCGTCAGCCTCGATCTCTGCGATTTTCTCTGCTTCAGACTTATTTTTCAGTCGCTCAACCACCCGCCAGAACCGCAGATGCACCCTTGCATCTGTGGGTGCCAGTTGCGCCGCTTTCTGGTATAGTGGATAGGCTTCATCATAACGACGCATCACAGACAGATAATAAGCCGGTCGAAAATAGGCATTTGCATTGCCGGGATCGGCTTTGCGCGCTTCTGCAAACGCCTTCAAACAAGCTTCAAACCTTTCAGTGTTTTTTCCCCTCTCAGAAGTATAGTACAGAGCATTCCCCTTAACAACCAGAAGTCTGGCGGGATTCTCGACCCGCGTTTTATACTCATCTACAAAAGTAATCGCATCCTCTTTATTACTTCCATACAGCACATCTGCTCTTATATTGATGACATCCGCATGGTCGGGCAACATCTCCATGGCTTTTTCACTGGCTAAAAGAGCCTCATCCCTGCGCTCTTTACCAAGTCGATCAAGTGCGCTCGCAAGCGCGACCCAACCCCACGCACTATTTTCAGGAGACGCGACCATCTCTTCAGCGGCAGCAACTGCTTCCTCTTTGTTCTCCGCCGCCATGTGATGGATAAACCATGCGCGCAGATGTAAATTATCCGGAAACCGTTCGACCAGCTTTTTCCCCTCGACATATCCATCTTTATGATTCCGTGCCATTCGCAGAGATCTCAATCTCGCAATCGCCTCTTCTGCTGTATCTTGCCCTTGAATGGGAATTGGACACAAACAAAGAAACAGCAGATACAGGACCCATCGATTCATCATAATACACCTCCTGTGAAAGAGCGTCCGTTCCATCTTACTCTCCCTTTCCCAAAACAAATACGGCACTCTTGGAGACAGTACCTCCACCATTCAGATCTGTCACTCTCACTTCAATCTGGTGGACTCCCATATCCAACTTCTCTGTCTCGAGCTCGAAATAGATCCGCTCAAAAGCCTCGTTCCCAGTCCGGTCATAGCTCACCACCACCTCCGGTTCCCCGGCCGAGAGCAGTCTGCGAAATCCTGAAAATACTGCGCCAAACACCCCCAATCGCGTGCGTAAATCCTGACGGATAGCATAGCTGACGCGATACTTCGTCTGTCCGAACCGATCCTTCTGTAAGTTGTAGATCTCATAGTACACATAGACTCCCTGATCGTCCCGGTAGCTTCGGCTCGGCATCGGAATCACCCACACGTTTCCCTTCTGAAACTTCTTTCCCTGCGGTGTCTCCGAAATAGACCATGCCAGTTCCAGATCGCTGATGCCCAGAGAATCCCTATAAGCTGGCACCGTCACTACCTGTTGGTAGATACCCCACTTGCCAGAGACTTGATCGATCAACTGCACGGCCATGCGATAGGTTCCCGATGGCACTTCCAGCGTGGCGACATCAGGCAAGAAGGTGCCTTGTTTAAGGGACGATGATGCCGCCCAGGCGAATGGAAGCACCTCTACATTTCGGTGTGCGACTTCGCCAGTACTATCGGTAAACACGACTGTTCGTTCCACCTGGATTTGCGACAGTTGCCCAACCTGCTGGACGGCCATCTGTTCGGGTGCAATGCCGTAATAAACCTCCACCTCGGTATTTTCTGCCTCGCCGCGAAAAGTCGCCAGGTCGTAATAAAACGCCAGCGGTTCTACCCCTGGAGGCAGGGTGTAGCGTTCTGGCATTGCCGAAGATACGACCTGCAGGACATTGGCTGGATTCAATTCTGCCAACCGGGTCATTAAATCAATCGGAAGATTTGCAGAAAGGGGAGGTGGCGCGAATGCCCATTGTCCGTTCAACATCTGATCCGTAAACACAAACTCAATGCCACCACCTACCTGCGTATAAACCCACGATTCCCAATGTACTGTCGGTTCCTCCGCAACGTAAACATCATCTACCCTTTCACGCGCTGACCGATCCAGAGGGAAAACCGGCTCTATCAACGCTCTGCCGTGTGCAATTTCCCCTGGTATGGGCAGGGCGTCAGATTCTTTGTAAATGGTAAAAGCATTTCGCTCTTTAATAGCCTGTACCGCTACACTGGGAGGTGGGTTGGTCCGACCAGACCGGGACCTGTAGTTCGGCGCGCCATATCGGATATAAACCTCTCCGCGCTTATCCCAGGGCTGTACCTTGCTGGCAAAATACGTACGCGCATACCACACCCTCCTATAGTGTTCCACTCGCCGTGCTCTTCCCGTTGAAATGAGCGTTGGATCCCGCTTGAGCCAGAATTGATCTAAAAACACCTCTCGTTCCCACTCAGACAAAGACCTGTAGGCCGCCAACTCCTCTGGAAACGCCACCAGTGACAGGTCCTCATACAACGCCTGATTGCTATCTGGAAGCATCCAAAAAAAGATCCGAAACAGGCCCAGTGCCTGATCCGCTTCCCCCTGAGCTGCATACGCCTGGGCAGCCAATGGCAGAAGACGCGCCTCATCTGGATGTAATTCCATCGCGGGTACAGCCACATCCAGAGCTTGTCCATAGAGTTGCTGCTCAATATAAGTCAACGCCAGCCTATAGGGACCTTCCGGATCCTCGGGACGGAGCAAAATATAGCGTTTAAAAAGCTCGATTCTCCGCTGCTGTTCGTCGCTGTTGGCGTCCCATCCCTCAAACCAGTCTGCATACCAATTTCCCAACGCCAAATAGGCTGGTGCGTATGTAGAATCGGCCTGGATGACCTCTTCTAATGCCTTTCCAGCATCGAAATTACCCATCTTGAGGTACAACCGGGCGATGTTCATCCGAACTTCAAAAAATGTGGGATCGGCTCCCAATGCGCGGCGAAAATAAAACAGTGCCTTCTCCGGCTGTTTGGGGCGTCTCGTATAGACCAGTCCCAGGCCGTTGAACGCCCTGGATGCCGTTGTACCCTGGATGCCTTTTCGGAACGCCTTATCTGCCCGGTCTAAATCCCCCGCATCCAAATAGGCATACCCCAACCGCACCCAGGCTTCGCGGTCCCCAGGAGATGCCTGCACCATTCTCTCTAAGACCCTCAAGGAGTCCTGTTCCTGAGCCAAAGCGACAATGGGCAGTATAACAAAAAGAGCACACAGATAAACGTTTCTAAAACCCCTGTACCGCGATTTCAACACTATCCTTCACTTCCCTTCTACTCGGTTTGCCTCGGCGACCAGCGGGGCGCAGCAACTTCCATATCCACAGAAACTTCATGCAAATCTGTACCATCGGCATCCATCATCATCAACCTGTGTTCCAAGCCACCCTGTCTCTCAAGAGTTCGCCGCACTTCAAAAGCAATTCTTTGACCGTCGGGCGACCAGGTAGGAGAAAAAAAAGCCTCC of Gemmatimonadota bacterium contains these proteins:
- a CDS encoding tetratricopeptide repeat protein; translation: MQASPGDREAWVRLGYAYLDAGDLDRADKAFRKGIQGTTASRAFNGLGLVYTRRPKQPEKALFYFRRALGADPTFFEVRMNIARLYLKMGNFDAGKALEEVIQADSTYAPAYLALGNWYADWFEGWDANSDEQQRRIELFKRYILLRPEDPEGPYRLALTYIEQQLYGQALDVAVPAMELHPDEARLLPLAAQAYAAQGEADQALGLFRIFFWMLPDSNQALYEDLSLVAFPEELAAYRSLSEWEREVFLDQFWLKRDPTLISTGRARRVEHYRRVWYARTYFASKVQPWDKRGEVYIRYGAPNYRSRSGRTNPPPSVAVQAIKERNAFTIYKESDALPIPGEIAHGRALIEPVFPLDRSARERVDDVYVAEEPTVHWESWVYTQVGGGIEFVFTDQMLNGQWAFAPPPLSANLPIDLMTRLAELNPANVLQVVSSAMPERYTLPPGVEPLAFYYDLATFRGEAENTEVEVYYGIAPEQMAVQQVGQLSQIQVERTVVFTDSTGEVAHRNVEVLPFAWAASSSLKQGTFLPDVATLEVPSGTYRMAVQLIDQVSGKWGIYQQVVTVPAYRDSLGISDLELAWSISETPQGKKFQKGNVWVIPMPSRSYRDDQGVYVYYEIYNLQKDRFGQTKYRVSYAIRQDLRTRLGVFGAVFSGFRRLLSAGEPEVVVSYDRTGNEAFERIYFELETEKLDMGVHQIEVRVTDLNGGGTVSKSAVFVLGKGE
- a CDS encoding redoxin domain-containing protein codes for the protein MMNRWVLYLLFLCLCPIPIQGQDTAEEAIARLRSLRMARNHKDGYVEGKKLVERFPDNLHLRAWFIHHMAAENKEEAVAAAEEMVASPENSAWGWVALASALDRLGKERRDEALLASEKAMEMLPDHADVINIRADVLYGSNKEDAITFVDEYKTRVENPARLLVVKGNALYYTSERGKNTERFEACLKAFAEARKADPGNANAYFRPAYYLSVMRRYDEAYPLYQKAAQLAPTDARVHLRFWRVVERLKNKSEAEKIAEIEADADAFVNARGEDVVSLKTLHDFYFRLEDVEKAKMFGDRILSSYGESEEAEWVLVRRYREIGDAAGEEGFQDPEQEKAYRDLLRAFIARPRHHNEGLLGDAYLNLFFFIGGDSTVSAEETLDVVQGMVKYENLNPHLTFPRGAMRLAERTSYYREAEQIARDGVAAGREKLKSQRNYFDSEEEYQQAINGMTGLMADALGWVFFQEGRLEDAERELMRAYELDPKEEGTLYHLGQVYEAMDNPDQAEVFYKMGIAIPSSGKNPNDQALKSLYLKRHGSLDGYESYLKPLIASDRETRKQEVLSARIEAPEPALAFNLKTLQGKQVSLTSLKGKIVAINFWGIWCSWCVKEMPEFQNLYEHYKDDPDVAILTINNDRNPDSIPPWMEEKGYTFPVLLDDGYVNKAGIQGFPTTWFLNREGQIAFLKRGWTKELEEEFGWRIEALRGVEVK